One window from the genome of Salvia miltiorrhiza cultivar Shanhuang (shh) chromosome 7, IMPLAD_Smil_shh, whole genome shotgun sequence encodes:
- the LOC130991994 gene encoding uncharacterized protein LOC130991994: protein MGFDIECIIDIHSYPGEYFCPVCRTLVYPNEAFQAQCTHLYCKPCLVHIANGSKACPYDGYLVTESDSKPLAESDKALAEKVGKVKVHCLYFRSGCTWEGTLSDCPSHCAGCSFGNSPVICNRCGIQIIHRQVHDHAQICPGGYDGQQAVASASGVTRSATTSTAVTAVANQTVATSGAPVPQAQNPQNVSASQLPGQNANLQANANTQAPAFASAAMPAPDQWYQQQYQQYYQQYAGYDPYQQQQYYPPQQQQFQQYQQPAVQVQGQHQSHVYSQAVMPPQPQGQAQVQPQPHLQQLQPPQQTNPVSQAAQQSHLQPQVQGQAQPPPQPQLQMPPPQTQAQLAPQGQAQANAPGQALAPNYQVNPQQQPHPAMRPQTQIPPQALPPPPPQVHPSQPPQFPQAVGLRPPAQHPQAPQYQQGQGQMHHTQGSQAHLQPQMHPQTQGYVQSSSQSNVQSQSQAQHYQSQPQHPVFHSQTNQPAAPAAPPQAPHPPHPPVSGHHSYQQPQTTQKMQPGAPQQNAVLPHPASGSMHPVQVYAQTLQQPTPIRPPQSHGSFSQQLPSAPLPLQNQVAGIPHAPHQQFLPHGQQPAHLIQHRPVMQLVQQVPHNYAHHQQFSAPFQGQFHQHGHLPQQPPMQSQMQMRPPGPPQPQQSQNYPGISLMPNQGIPPQSHPLSSGASGHSGPAHGDSTQASINQNQNYAKPAALEQNATVKEIRSPKKEMAEEGFEGDSLKEEAGIGLNGTLVKDADNSAKDGSMKSVIKQEKSDFMGSTEHANEGKHIEAGGVENENHEEDVRTLSDSVPLKQADPENLMKLSKTAGPSSGNFGNENFSGISVSGAEGHVLPPAVSWFPPRKVSSTVAGAGFINIRGTRPRNFASCWTIN from the exons ATGGGTTTTGATATCGAGTGCATAATTGATATTCATTCCTATCCAGGGGAATACTTTTGCCCTGTTTGTCGCACACTTGTTTATCCTAATGAAGCATTTCAGGCACAGTGTACACATCTATACTGCAAACCGTGCTTAGTTCACATTGCAAATGGTAGCAAGGCCTGCCCGTATGATGGATACCTGGTGACAGAATCTGATTCTAAG CCACTAGCAGAGTCTGATAAAGCTCTAGCAGAAAAGGTTGGGAAAGTTAAGGTACACTGTCTCTACTTCCGGAGTGGATGCACATGGGAGGGTACTTTATCTGATTGCCCGTCCCATTGTGCTGGGTGCTCCTTTGGAAATTCTCCCGTCATATGCAACAGGTGTGGGATCCAGATTATCCATCGCCAAGTACATGATCATGCTCAGATTTGCCCG GGCGGTTATGATGGGCAACAGGCTGTAGCCAGTGCATCAGGCGTTACCAGATCTGCCACAACTTCGACTGCAGTTACTGCAGTGGCGAACCAGACTGTTGCTACATCAGGAGCACCTGTTCCTCAGGCCCAGAATCCTCAAAATGTTTCTGCGAGTCAGTTGCCCGGGCAAAATGCTAATCTGCAGGCAAATGCCAACACTCAAGCCCCAGCTTTTGCTTCTGCTGCTATGCCAGCACCCGATCAGTGGTATCAACAACAATATCAGCAATATTATCAGCAATACGCAGGATATGATCCTTACCAGCAGCAACAGTATTACCCTCCTCAGCAACAGCAATTTCAACAGTACCAGCAACCTGCAGTGCAAGTGCAGGGTCAACACCAGTCTCATGTCTACTCCCAGGCTGTAATGCCACCCCAGCCCCAAGGCCAAGCCCAGGTGCAGCCACAACCACATCTGCAACAGCTTCAGCCACCGCAACAGACCAATCCTGTCTCTCAAGCGGCTCAACAGTCTCATCTGCAACCGCAGGTTCAAGGGCAGGCTCAACCACCGCCGCAGCCTCAACTCCAAATGCCGCCGCCTCAAACTCAGGCACAACTTGCACCTCAAGGGCAAGCCCAGGCTAATGCACCTGGTCAAGCTTTAGCTCCAAACTATCAGGTTAACCCACAGCAACAACCTCATCCTGCAATGCGTCCTCAGACTCAGATTCCTCCGCAGGCTCTACCACCACCTCCTCCTCAAGTTCACCCTTCTCAACCACCTCAGTTTCCCCAGGCAGTAGGACTGCGACCTCCTGCACAGCATCCACAGGCGCCACAATACCAGCAAGGTCAAGGGCAGATGCATCATACTCAAGGTTCCCAAGCTCATCTACAACCCCAAATGCATCCTCAAACTCAAGGCTATGTCCAATCATCAAGCCAGTCAAATGTTCAGAGTCAATCCCAGGCACAACATTATCAGTCACAACCTCAACATCCTGTTTTCCATTCTCAAACAAACCAGCCTGCAGCTCCTGCCGCCCCTCCCCAGGCTCCACATCCACCACATCCTCCAGTAAGTGGCCATCATTCATATCAACAACCTCAGACAACACAGAAAATGCAGCCAGGAGCTCCACAGCAGAATGCAGTGCTTCCACATCCGGCAAGTGGGTCTATGCATCCAGTTCAAGTATATGCTCAAACCCTACAGCAACCTACACCTATAAGACCGCCCCAATCTCACGGTTCATTTTCCCAACAACTGCCATCTGCACCGTTGCCACTGCAAAATCAGGTAGCTGGCATTCCTCACGCACCACACCAGCAGTTTCTACCTCATGGGCAACAACCTGCCCATCTAATTCAGCATCGTCCAGTCATGCAGCTAGTTCAACAAGTTCCTCATAATTATGCTCACCATCAGCAGTTTTCTGCTCCGTTTCAAGGTCAGTTTCACCAACATGGACATCTCCCTCAGCAGCCACCTATGCAATCTCAGATGCAGATGCGTCCACCTGGTCCCCCTCAACCACAACAATCCCAAAACTATCCTGGGATTTCTTTAATGCCAAATCAGGGGATACCTCCTCAAAGCCACCCGTTGTCATCTGGTGCTTCTGGTCATTCTGGACCTGCCCATGGAGATTCAACTCAGGCCTCTattaatcaaaatcaaaattatgcAAAGCCTGCTGCACTTGAGCAGAATGCAACAGTTAAAGAAATTAGAtctcctaaaaaggaaatggcAGAAGAAGGATTTGAAGGTGACTCCCTGAAAGAGGAAGCGGGTATCGGACTTAATGGAACACTTGTTAAGGATGCTGATAATTCTGCAAAGGATGGTTCGATGAAGTCTGTCATCAAGCAGGAAAAGAGTGATTTCATGGGTTCCACAGAGCATGCAAATGAGGGAAAACACATTGAAGCTGGAGGGGTGGAAAATGAAAACCACGAAGAAGACGTCCGGACATTATCAGATTCTGTTCCACTGAAGCAAGCAGACCCTGAAAATCTGATGAAGCTGTCAAAAACTGCTGGTCCTTCATCTGGAAATTTCGGTAATGAAAATTTCTCAGGTATCTCTGTATCTGGTGCAGAAGGGCATGTATTACCCCCCGCGGTCTCATGGTTCCCACCAAGAAAGGTCTCAAGCACAGTTGCAGGGGCAGGCTTCATCAACATTAGGGGCACAAGGCCCAGGAACTTTGCCTCATGCTGGACAATCAATTAA